Genomic window (Amaranthus tricolor cultivar Red isolate AtriRed21 chromosome 7, ASM2621246v1, whole genome shotgun sequence):
TTGATGCTcagacattggtatggcacttaaaCACATcatttaggcgtaaaattgaatatttagacgtatccgacacttggacacgtactaGTATCCGACAACAATACcggagtccaagtaacatagaacATAAAATGCTCACAGAGGAAAGCCAGAGAATTGACATCTTACCTTTCCAGGTGCCAAAAGGACCATAAATGTTGTGGAACCTTCCAATTCTGCATTCAATTCCAAAATCTTTGGTATAATGTTTGCAAAGCTCCTCAGTAGCTAGCTTTTCCAAGCCATAAGCATCTTGTGGCTGACACAAAGACGAAAAGTGACACATTAATGGCATACTTCAATACTAGTACCCCCAAATGTTCATTTGGGCACATTTTAGCAGTAAAATCTCAAGAATCTTACCTCTGCTGGCCAAGCATCAGCCTCCTTAAGACTAACATTGGCAGTTTCCAGCTGCTTGAATTCAGGGTAAATGCACGCACTCGAGGCATAGAAGAACCTGCACCAAGTATCATAGATTACACCGTCAACAGAACGTGTAGCAGAACACAAAATGAGCGGTGAATGCAACAAGAATCAGAATTGAACCTTTTGACACCGTTAATCCTAGCTGCCTCGAGCATATTGAAACTGATCATAGTATTGTTATACATAATAACAGAGTGATTAGACTGAATGAAACCCATGCCACCCATATCGGCAGCAAGGTTAAACACATGATCGACGTCTTTAGTCACTGTCAAACAATTGTCCATCACCCTAAGATCAACAAGATGGAATTCATTACAAAACATATCCTCAGTCATGTGCTCATTCTTCTTCCAATCCGAAGCTATAACATAGTGCCCTTCAGTTTTCAAACGCCGAGCAATGTGAGACCCAATGAAACCACCCGCTCCAGTGATTGATATCCTCAATTTTTCCGATGGCCAGTATGGCTCCCTCTCAAGCTTGTCATAGGTGTAAGCACCATAGTCAAATCCATCATTATTCCCCATCCTGTTTTGAgcttaaattaacaaaaaacatattttagacCTTATTGCTTTCACACTGCACCGTTACATTACCGATAAACAACAACCCCAATTCAAAACACCTACGACATATTTGGTTGTTGGTATTAAATAGTGGGATCAGCAgtgaaaaataaatgtaaattagTTTAGAAAAACTACTTGACAAGGTATGCGAGtggaggtgttcaaaacagacccaaTCACCCGACCTTTTAACCTAACCCGATTGGATCCgacttaaaaatgaatttacaattatataaaaaccaATGTGGACACAAAACCCAATTTTGAACCGACCCAAAACAGTTGACTCGAAATCAACCTAATGACCCGAACGAACACATAATGTGACCATGCCTACTCTACAGTCTACTCAttcttttttcttctcaatAGTCGTTCCCAATGATTAACATTTAGAAAGGTGGTATTAACGAATAATGAAAACTTATAAAAACCCATGTCTGAGGTGAGTGCTCCAATACCATTGGAATGAAATAATACACTCTATTAAAGTTAAAACTAAAACTTATTCCGATTACCAACATTTAATACCAATAACCATAACCACGACCCAGTAAAGttacaaatacaataaagatTCAGCTACCATTAATGACATGAAGATTgtaaaagaggaagaagaaacaAAGGTGTAACTTTTGGCCAGAAAACAAGTATGAAACTAAAGAATCTAAGTGACAAACTAGCCAACCAATACTAACCCATTTTCCAATAGAACAAGACCATCAAAGATTGATCACTAAACAATTTGATAATACTATATTTTGATAAAGAaatcaaaataatcatatttACATAGAAAAACTATCAAA
Coding sequences:
- the LOC130817781 gene encoding GDP-mannose 3,5-epimerase 2-like isoform X2, translated to MHSSPLSFFPIILLSCLLLYRSQFHIIRMGNNDGFDYGAYTYDKLEREPYWPSEKLRISITGAGGFIGSHIARRLKTEGHYVIASDWKKNEHMTEDMFCNEFHLVDLRVMDNCLTVTKDVDHVFNLAADMGGMGFIQSNHSVIMYNNTMISFNMLEAARINGVKRFFYASSACIYPEFKQLETANVSLKEADAWPAEPQDAYGLEKLATEELCKHYTKDFGIECRIGRFHNIYGPFGTWKGGREKAPAAFCRKAITSTDKFEMWGDGLQTRSFTFIDECVEGVLRLTKSDFREPVNIGSDEMVSMNEMAEIVLSFEDHNLPIHHIPGPEGVRGRNSDNTLIKEKLGWAPTMRLKDGLRITYFWIKEQIEKEKSQGVDLSIYGSSKVVTTQAPVQLGSLRAADGKE
- the LOC130817781 gene encoding GDP-mannose 3,5-epimerase 2-like isoform X3; this encodes MGNNDGFDYGAYTYDKLEREPYWPSEKLRISITGAGGFIGSHIARRLKTEGHYVIASDWKKNEHMTEDMFCNEFHLVDLRVMDNCLTVTKDVDHVFNLAADMGGMGFIQSNHSVIMYNNTMISFNMLEAARINGVKRFFYASSACIYPEFKQLETANVSLKEADAWPAEPQDAYGLEKLATEELCKHYTKDFGIECRIGRFHNIYGPFGTWKGGREKAPAAFCRKAITSTDKFEMWGDGLQTRSFTFIDECVEGVLRLTKSDFREPVNIGSDEMVSMNEMAEIVLSFEDHNLPIHHIPGPEGVRGRNSDNTLIKEKLGWAPTMRLKDGLRITYFWIKEQIEKEKSQGVDLSIYGSSKVVTTQAPVQLGSLRAADGKE